GTATAGCTTTAATTAATTCAACGTCATTTGAACCACAAAACATCCACATACGACGAATGTTTTGGGTCCGTGTCTTTTTCGTCTCTTTATTCCCAATTTTCACTAATCGTCTCGGATTATGGATAACGTATTCTGACTATGCCTCAAGGATATAGACTGAGTTTCGAACCGGATAccccttttccatcaaacTTATTTGCCTTTACTGGATGGACCCTCGATTTCCAGGCGCCTAATTATCGTCATATAAATTTCTTTGTGTATAAACATCCTAGCACCGTAGATTGACCATTACCAACTGTCCGCGAGATTTAACCTTCTGCCTGATGGTTAGAACTTACCCTCAACTGGCAAGGCGAATGCCAAAATATCCAAGTATGCACAACACGAAATGAATTCAAAACTTCTCCAATCGCAACGGGTATTTAGAAATGGTTTTCGTCAAGTTATCATTCAGAGTACGAAACGCGCAGGTCAGGCGCTGCCAGTTTGTTATTCTTTTTTTAAACTCAAAATTGAAAACATGTAGCTGCGGATAGCTTTGAAATTAGGTGGATTCGGACCTTTAAGGTTGAAAAATTTTATAAACAAAGGCCCGGGATACACACGCACAGTATTTGAATATCGCGGAAGACCTGACCATCTCGCTTAATGTAGTCGCATATAGAAAGACTTGCATTTACAAAGTTAAGAGGAAGATCCCCATGTGGAGCCCAGAAATGTTCTGCGGGTGAATGCATTGCCCAGAATCTAAGTGAGGGATTTTCCCCATTCCCCGTCATGCTAGCAAGCAAGACAGAACGCTCGGAATAATTGAACGCGGCAGGTGTTTTTAGACCGCTACTCAGTGCCCTCGAAAAGCAAGTCACGGGTACATTAGAATACGTACATGAAGAGGTGAGAGCGATCGAAAACACAGAGGGGTAAACCTTCTTATCCAGTGAATGCTGAATGTTCTAATATTGGAACCCCGGCATACTCGGGGGAAGTGGCAAAGAGCTTGAAATATAGAAGCACTCAGCACAAGGTCTTTGACGTCTGGATATACTGCCACGACCACGTGGGTACCTAGGGGAATGCCGCGACAAGGCAAAACTAGGAAGAGTGTAGAACTATGGTATAGCTGCGTGGTCACAATGGTACTTGCAGCTTTCGTATCAGTATCGAAATGAAAAATACTCATTTTGACGCGCGCCGGGTAGCGTAGAAAGAGGGGGGGTTCGGGAACTCTGTGGCTCTGACCACTCATCACGGATGAACTTGGTATGTTATGCTAGTATGCCAGAAGCACTGCGTGAAGACATACAGAATGGGAGATTGAAATTTACTCCATGTTAGTCAAGTTGGGTTCGTTTGTCTACTGCTTCCTGGACCCCTAAAGATAAAAATAAGCTACCCAAGATCTTCACCAAATCTCAACGATGCAGATAACTTTGCGGAACGGACCATTTTAGACATACGTGGATGTACCGACACAGAATCGGAGGGCGTTGGAGCGCTAGGCAAACATGGATGGGATTTGGAGTGGCTTCCGGCGGTAAATGGAAGCCAAAGATTTCACTAAAGACCAAGGAACACCCAAAAATGAGTGTGCGCTAATACTGGCAGATGATAGCACAGTGTTCATTTTAAACCGTGAGCAGTCATACCGCATATCCAATTGAATGTTGTCCTGATTTTCTGCCAGCGAATGCAATTACGACTAGAGAGTTTAGAGTGGGGAGCAGTACCGTAGTGGGTTTTTTGACGGATGTGCCGTGTTTTGCCGTGTGTATTTACTGCTCTGCACAATGCCACAAATTGAATTGTTGCCGTATCGTCGAATAACCGTATTTTCTTCCGCAGTAGGCAAGTACTTTGCAATTGTAAGTGGATTGTGCCCGATAGCACGACCAAAAATAATTGTGAATGAGTTGACGGCGCAGTACTCTTGGTCCAAGTGGCCCAGAATTGGCTCACCGACCTACCCAAAATCGAACTTCGTACTCCCGTGGAAGATTTCGAAGACAGAACGCTGAATCGACGCTATGGGTGTTTCCGTCAGCGTCGGGCATTAGGTCCAGTCATAGATAGTGCGAAGCATGAATAACTTGAGGAACGCCCGTGCTAATTCTCGGCATGAGACGCAGCGGATTTTCTGAGTTGGATTTCTCACTGTGCTGTGAAAGAAGCTATGGACCCGCGGCGTCATAGTTATCTAAAACTGCCCAGAAGGGCTTCGGGCGCAAGGCACCGATTAAAGAAGTCCTTCTAAAGAGGTGAGATGTGGCCTGAACAGAAGCTCGGAGAGGGTTAGAATCAAAGTCAGAAGAGTTCAACCCGAGATCTTGCCTATTTTTGTGATCAATGTCGTGGGTCAGACGTGTCACTGTTACCGCCGATTTATTCATGACCCCTTGGCATTCTTATCCATTAGCTACAATAATTTCCCATGACTCTGAAACTGGTACAACGATAATCACAGTACTATACGGTAAGCATTGTAATTCCTTCAGAAGGTGAAAAGTGTGATGCTGCATGCACTGACTACGGTACAGGTTGCTTTGGCGGTGCTACGCTTAGTGATTCGCCGTCTCGACAGCAACTCCGAAGGAAGGTAGTATGTAGAAAGGTAGTAGATCTAAGGTAGAGCAAATATCCACGGGGCATGTGCTTCAAATGCCCGATAAGCTGGTACGAGTGTTTTAAATTGGGATGCAATCGAAGAAGGATGGGATATCAGTATGACTCCAATCTCGCAAATTGCAAAAGGGAGAAGTGGTCATGGATAAGGACGGCTTAACTTACAAGACGTGTATTACATTACTGTATGTAAAATGCTAGGAATAATGTAGCAATTAGAAAGTGGCGAAACTGTCATAATATCAGGGGGATGTTCAAATGCACCCATGAAACGCGACTATAATTATGCAGTGCGTAATTATCCTCTCACCCCAGTCCAGTGCCTGTCGAGTACGGTGGAAAGGTTCTTTGGCATAGCCTTGGTGCGTCGGCCTTCTTTCCCGTATGAACGTTGTCTGTTACTGCTGCCAATGATTATTCGGCAGGAATGACTCGAGATCCAGGTCCCGCAGGTGTCGCCCGGGATATTTGGACATCTCTATGCGATCATACCACGGGAGGTGATGTCTGACAGCCAGAAGAATGACCCTGCCTTATTTGGCAAGAAAGGCCACGCGGTGCGCAAAGGCGGTTGCGCTACAATCTACTCTTGTGTCAACCCCTGCATGTCGTAGgtaagagagagagagatccaAATGCGCGAAAACAATCACGCAATCGAAAAGGTTTTGAGGAGTCGGGAATTCTGCCGTTGGTGTGAAAATGCGACCGCTACGCAGAAACGCAGGCAATCCTGCACCACGTTCCTAGTCGAATTAGCACCTCGCTTTGGGGCCAAGCCGGATATGTGCTAAGTGGCGAGTTGGTCCGCCTTTAAGGGCCTGCCTCCTTGCTCGAGATCTGCGCCCTCTAAAGAGCGGGACGGGAGTTCCGTATGGCGATGCGCTTTGCCAGGGAAGAGCTTTGAAATATACGATAAGCCGGTTGCTGCAATTCTTGTGCCAATCCACTGTGCTAATGAAACTCCAGGCAATAAACCCATGACATCTTTAATGTCCCATATATCCCTATGATGAGTGACGAGTCCCTGTTCATTGAAGGACAGCCGAGTGACTATCCTCAGTTTGAAATGCAGGGGAGAAGGGAATGCTAACGAGGTCCCAGGGATAGGTAAAGAGGGAGAGATAAAGGGTTGCGATAGTGAGGGTAAAACTGGAGACCCGTGTATATTTACGAGGGAGTCGGTCGAGTTATTGACAGTGTGCGATATCGACCCTTCACGGTGGATCCCCGGAAGGACCAAAATATTAAGGGTGTGTTCAACAATTGCTTTACGGTGGCCATCTGCAGCGTTATCAAATCACTGTGCACAACTTTTTATGCATTTGCATAACGCACCAAATGATTCGTTCTCGCAGATATCCACGACGTCAGTCCAAACCCGCAAAGCCTCAAATAGAAGGTCATTGGACGTTGGAACCCGCAAACGAAAGAGTGTGCAAATCACGGCCAAGGGTCTCGGCACATCTACGGAGCTCAACTGGCGCGATAGCCTATGTATATCGCCTATAACAGAGCGGGAAGTGGCAGTAATGAATGGATTTTCATAACTAGGGATCGGGTTGGATTAGACTTCGTGTGCCTAGGTGGGCGAGCAACACTAAGGACTTACACTAAAGAATTAGAAGATTAGAATGCATTGAGCGATCAGAGAACATTATACTCACGAGCGTTAGCTTCATAGAAATTGTCCACTGTATCTGCGGACACAGGGCTTTCTCCGTAAACTGAGTAACAGACATCGAGAGCTGTCGCGCGTGTCGACGCCGTCGAGATTTCGGGGGAGCGTGTATTCAAAGGATGCACGGAAAAGGGTATAACGTTTGTGATAGCACTGTCGTTAGACGCCATTGAGGAGTATAGGATGTATAATGTAGGATGGATAGATGAGTGACAATATAGTGGTGCTCTGCTCAGTGCTCGCCACTCCGCTCAACTACGGTTGTGGTACCACGTGAGCCTACCTCCCCATTAGGGTGATGCCATCAAGCGAGCATAACCCCGTCTTTTCTGCTCGTAATAAACCTTGAATGATGTATGAATGATACAGCATTCTCGAGCAAAAGAATTTAATCAAAGGCGCAGTCGAAATTCAAAGCCCTGGAAGATTGGTTTCTGTACAACACATTGAGCGGCGACTCGCAAATGGCTATGACTGTCATCGTCACTTGCGTCACAGATTGATAGTCACACAAATTTCTCATTTTGAAATTAAATATCTCGCTCTGGTACACATATAGCTTGCAGTCTTTGGAATGGCCAAAGGATCGCAGCTATCACAGCTAAAAGCTGCTCTCAATAAAGCAGGGCTAACGGGACCTCCGAatagcaaaaaaagaaagcgcGGTCAACCTCTagagaaagacaaggagaAAAAAGCTGCAAAGCTCGAAGAGATCCACCAGCGTCTCAATCCTTTTGATGTCAAGGTCACAAAGTTGAAACACGATGTTGGAGGGAGAAGACTGAAGGGAATCACCGGAAGGCCTGCAAAAAGCAAGCAGGCTGACCTTGATCAGGTACGCCAAGCGGTCGATTCCTTCTCTGGCCACCTTTACAATCAAATATCCTCAGCGCAAGAAAGTGTTGTTGAAGGaatatgaagaaaaagacagAGCTGGTGGCATTGTCGATCGACGTTTCGGTGAAAATGATCCTACTATGAGCTTGGAAGAACGTATGCTGGAACGCTTCACCAAGGAGAGACAACGGGCTTCGAAGGGAATGGCGTTCAATctggaggacgaggatgaccTCACACACTATGGTCAAAGTTTATCAAAAATGGACGACTTTGACGACGTTGGACTGGAAGAAGATAGCGACGAAGAAGATAAGCATGGTAAGGATGGAGTCTATTCCGACTAGTGCAATATAGTTATGTTGGTCTAGGTCAAATTGCCCGAGATGTTGTCAGTAGGACACATTTTGGCGGCTTTGGAGACGAAccggaagaagaggaagaaggggTGCGTATAACCAATAGCTCAGTTAAGCCATTATTGACCTATTCAACTTAGCCTGCgagaaagaaaacgaagGCTGAGGTCATGGCCGAAGTAATGGCCAAAAGTAAAGAGCATAAAGTACTTTTCATCCCTCTCTTACTTACATCAGGTAACTTACGTTTCATTGCACTAGATGCGCCGACAAATGGAACGCGACCAAGACGATAACATTCGTCACGAACTCGATAATCAATTTGCGGATTTACGAGAACTAATTTTCGCGCCAGACCCTTCGTCTAGTGGTAGCAATATGATACCGCTTGGTGTACGAGAGGGGGGGCCATATCCCAAACCACCCGTTGATGCCGAAACTGTAGTGACCAAACTGATTCCTACGGGCGAAGGCGATGATTATGACCAACACGTCCGAGAGTTGGCGTTTGACAAACGCGCCAAACCCAAAGATCGAACAAAGACAGAAGAGGAATTGGCATTGGAGGCAAAAGAAGCCTTGGAAAAGGCAGAAAGAAGGCGCCGAAGGCGTATGTTGGGTCTGGACGAaagcgaagacgaagatgaaggaggaaagggaaaagcgAAGcggaaaagaggaggagacgaCTTAGACGATGATTTCGACGATCCTAATGAAGACCTAAGTTTATTGGGACCAGGCCTCGGAGGTGAGGTTGCTgcggatgaagacgacgaagaggaaagtgatgaggatgaagaagaaggtaGCGAcgaaggagaggaagaagaaggatcggatgaggatggtAATTCCGAGCTTGAAGGCTCAGATGAATCagaaggagaggagggagatCATGAACAACTTGTTGCGCCTCGCAGAACAGCAAAAACAAAATCCAAGGGCAAAAAGAAGGCGAAGCAAGAACTACCTTTCACTTTTCCATGTCCCAGCAGTCACGAGGAATTCCTTGAAATCATTGAAGACattgacgacgacgatgtaCCCGTAGTGGTGCAAAGAATACGTGCCTTGTATCATACAAGTCTAGCGGCTGATAATAAACTTAAGCTCCAGGTAGGCAATTCCAAGTTTTCTAAAATACATTTCACATACTTTATCTGGTAACAGACATTCGCAACAATACTCATCGATCACGTCCTATATATTGCCTCTCCTCCAAATCCCCGCTATTCCTTGATAACAGCTTTATTCCCTCACATCCTTGCCATAACGAAAGCATATCCTATTCCAATTGCCCGTCATTTCAACAGCAAACTAAATCTAATGCATAAAAACCTGAAACGAGGGCTTTCCCGTGGCCCTCTCGACCCTGATGCCAAAACATGGCCTGGAATTCCAGAGTTGTCTCTCCTACGATTAATTGGACTTATCTGGCCGACCAGTGATCTCAACCACGCGGTTGTTTCCCCTACGCGACTTCTTTTAGGTGCATACCTTGGCTTGGGACGGGTGAGGACATTGCGCGATATTGCAAGTGGTTTGTTTTTGTCCACTCTGTTCCTGCAATACGAATCACTCTCGAAGCGACTTGTACCAGAAGTAATCAATTTCCTCCTAAATACCGTTCTTTTCCTTGCACCGCATCCGTTTGAGCGCGTCACCGATCTTCCTGGCTCGTTCCCTTCACCCGACTTCCGATCAAAATTATGCCAAAAACTCGCCATGGATGCTAAAGTTAAAAAATCGCTCGTAGCCCGAAAGGCAAACTTGACGACACTTATGGAATCTGATGATTCAGACGAGCAGGCAAAGGCGGACTTGCTCTCGCTTTCCTTCGGATTACTTGGGGAATTTGCCGGTTTGTATAAAGGCCTTGATGGTTTCATTGAATTATATGAGCCTGTGTTAGCTGTCCTCGAAAATCTTGATAGCAAACATCTTTTCGACGGCCACAAGGTAGAAATTTTACacatcttctttttctttacttaATTTATTCTGCTACCCTAGACACAACTTGGGAAACTCGTTGACTCCCTTCAACGACTGCTCAAATTTTCACATCAAGCCAGAAAGCCGCTGTGTCTACAAGCACATAGGCCTATCCCTATCCCAACCTACATTCCCAAGTTTGAAACTACTACGTCGAACTACCTGCGCAGGCAAGATCCTGATCATGAAAAGAACCAGGCCT
The sequence above is a segment of the Psilocybe cubensis strain MGC-MH-2018 chromosome 4, whole genome shotgun sequence genome. Coding sequences within it:
- a CDS encoding putative nucleolar complex protein 14, which produces MAKGSQLSQLKAALNKAGLTGPPNSKKRKRGQPLEKDKEKKAAKLEEIHQRLNPFDVKVTKLKHDVGGRRLKGITGRPAKSKQADLDQRKKVLLKEYEEKDRAGGIVDRRFGENDPTMSLEERMLERFTKERQRASKGMAFNLEDEDDLTHYGQSLSKMDDFDDVGLEEDSDEEDKHGQIARDVVSRTHFGGFGDEPEEEEEGPARKKTKAEVMAEVMAKSKEHKMRRQMERDQDDNIRHELDNQFADLRELIFAPDPSSSGSNMIPLGVREGGPYPKPPVDAETVVTKLIPTGEGDDYDQHVRELAFDKRAKPKDRTKTEEELALEAKEALEKAERRRRRRMLGLDESEDEDEGGKGKAKRKRGGDDLDDDFDDPNEDLSLLGPGLGGEVAADEDDEEESDEDEEEGSDEGEEEEGSDEDGNSELEGSDESEGEEGDHEQLVAPRRTAKTKSKGKKKAKQELPFTFPCPSSHEEFLEIIEDIDDDDVPVVVQRIRALYHTSLAADNKLKLQTFATILIDHVLYIASPPNPRYSLITALFPHILAITKAYPIPIARHFNSKLNLMHKNLKRGLSRGPLDPDAKTWPGIPELSLLRLIGLIWPTSDLNHAVVSPTRLLLGAYLGLGRVRTLRDIASGLFLSTLFLQYESLSKRLVPEVINFLLNTVLFLAPHPFERVTDLPGSFPSPDFRSKLCQKLAMDAKVKKSLVARKANLTTLMESDDSDEQAKADLLSLSFGLLGEFAGLYKGLDGFIELYEPVLAVLENLDSKHLFDGHKTQLGKLVDSLQRLLKFSHQARKPLCLQAHRPIPIPTYIPKFETTTSNYLRRQDPDHEKNQASKLRNQYKQERKGAIRELRKDARFLAGVEQKKQIEKDRAYNERMRRVFGSIEGERAEEKAMEREKAKDKRRAGKK